From a region of the Mus pahari chromosome 12, PAHARI_EIJ_v1.1, whole genome shotgun sequence genome:
- the LOC115065077 gene encoding keratin-associated protein 20-2-like translates to MCYYGGYYGGLGCGYGCGYGWGYGCGYGGYGYGCCRPLCCRRYWSCGFY, encoded by the coding sequence ATGTGCTACTACGGAGGATATTATGGAGGCCTaggctgtggctatggctgtggctatggctggggctatggctgtggctatggAGGCTATGGTTATGGCTGCTGCCGCCCATTATGCTGTAGAAGGTACTGGTCCTGTGGCTTCTACTGA
- the LOC110329359 gene encoding keratin-associated protein 20-2-like has product MCYYGSYYGGLGYGYGGLGYGYGCGYGCGYGCGYGGYGGYGYGCCRPLCCRRYWSCGFY; this is encoded by the coding sequence ATGTGTTACTATGGCAGCTACTATGGAGGCCTGGGCTATGGCTATGGAGGCCTAGGCTATGGCTATGGatgtggctatggctgtggctatggctgtggctatggtGGCTATGGTGGCTATGGTTATGGCTGTTGCCGCCCACTGTGCTGTAGAAGGTACTGGTCCTGTGGCTTCTACTGA
- the LOC110329319 gene encoding keratin-associated protein 20-2-like isoform X1, with product MCYYGSYYGGLGYGYGGLGCGYGCGYGCGYGCGYGCGYGCGYGGYGYGCCRPLCCRRYCSCGFY from the coding sequence ATGTGTTACTACGGCAGCTACTATGGAGGTCTAGGCTACGGCTATGGTGGCCTaggctgtggctatggctgtggctatggctgtggctatggctgtggctatggctgtggctatggctgtggctatggtGGCTATGGTTATGGCTGCTGCCGCCCACTGTGCTGTAGAAGATACTGCTCCTGTGGATTCTATTGA